A portion of the Sandaracinaceae bacterium genome contains these proteins:
- a CDS encoding TetR/AcrR family transcriptional regulator: MPKEPTPALSTRERILDAAEDTFAQVGYEAASLSAIADRVGIRTPSLYKHFPSKQDMYTAVLERLLLPHTEAMSALLVRPTDHAEATRNLAAVVGLYFARPNLARLVQHAALARGPELEVIVERWYGPLLARAAELTPSATIAERTVTPQALVIAVHAMLSGLVTLAPLHERAGAPPSEALMVVLGTWVHALWGVPTP; encoded by the coding sequence ATGCCCAAAGAGCCCACCCCTGCCCTGTCGACCCGCGAGCGCATCCTGGACGCCGCCGAGGACACGTTCGCGCAGGTGGGCTACGAGGCCGCCAGCCTGAGCGCCATCGCGGACCGGGTGGGCATCCGCACGCCCAGCCTCTACAAGCACTTCCCCAGCAAGCAGGACATGTACACCGCCGTGCTGGAGCGCCTGCTCTTGCCGCACACCGAGGCCATGAGCGCGCTGCTGGTGCGCCCCACCGACCACGCGGAGGCCACGCGCAACCTCGCGGCGGTGGTGGGTCTGTACTTTGCGCGCCCCAACCTGGCGCGCCTGGTGCAGCACGCTGCGCTGGCGCGTGGCCCCGAGCTCGAGGTCATCGTGGAGCGCTGGTATGGGCCGCTGCTCGCGCGCGCTGCGGAGCTTACGCCCTCCGCCACGATCGCCGAGCGCACGGTAACACCGCAGGCCTTGGTCATCGCGGTGCACGCCATGCTGTCGGGTCTGGTGACGCTAGCGCCCTTGCACGAGCGCGCGGGAGCACCTCCCAGTGAAGCGCTGATGGTGGTGCTGGGCACGTGGGTGCACGCGCTGTGGGGCGTCCCGACGCCCTGA